A single genomic interval of Brevibacillus brevis harbors:
- a CDS encoding IclR family transcriptional regulator produces the protein MEEEQKANVRAVDRALDILLCFTDATDLGLSEIASRLSLHKSTVHRLLATLENKGFLIRDVQTEKYRLGFRVWELSANLSQNDDPAILLLPEMERLRDLVEETISLYVRDGNERIRVQAVQSKQPIRRVAPIGARMPLTVGASSKVLVAYAEPFILQEVISDPNWPDYVNKESFIEQLDQIRKQGFATSVEERELGTAAVAVPIFNRNGQLVASIAASGPSNRLTPEKMSQYAPYIMEAAYRMGKMMK, from the coding sequence ATGGAAGAAGAACAAAAAGCAAACGTTCGAGCAGTCGATCGGGCTTTGGATATCCTGCTCTGTTTTACGGACGCTACGGATCTAGGCCTGAGTGAGATAGCGAGTCGACTCTCCTTGCATAAAAGTACCGTGCATCGTTTGCTGGCAACGCTAGAGAACAAAGGATTTCTGATACGAGATGTTCAGACAGAGAAGTATCGACTTGGGTTTCGGGTTTGGGAGTTATCCGCCAATTTGTCGCAAAACGATGATCCAGCCATATTGCTACTGCCAGAGATGGAGCGACTGCGGGATTTGGTGGAGGAAACGATCAGTTTGTACGTACGAGATGGAAACGAGCGGATACGCGTACAGGCAGTCCAGAGCAAGCAACCGATTCGCAGGGTGGCGCCAATCGGGGCGCGTATGCCACTCACGGTGGGGGCATCCAGCAAAGTACTTGTTGCATATGCAGAGCCTTTCATTTTGCAGGAAGTTATCAGCGACCCGAATTGGCCTGACTATGTGAACAAGGAGTCTTTTATTGAGCAATTGGATCAAATCAGGAAGCAAGGCTTCGCGACAAGTGTGGAGGAACGGGAGCTGGGGACGGCAGCCGTTGCCGTCCCGATATTCAACCGCAACGGACAATTGGTAGCGTCTATTGCGGCGTCAGGTCCTTCTAACCGCCTGACTCCTGAAAAAATGAGCCAATACGCACCTTACATCATGGAAGCAGCCTATCGGATGGGCAAAATGATGAAATAA